From a single Thermoplasmata archaeon genomic region:
- a CDS encoding DNA-directed RNA polymerase subunit H, producing MATENISFNVLTHCLVPEHHLLSEEEAQAVLDRKGIKLEQLPKIRKSDPGVKVLESIHGPIEEGRVIKIVRKSKTAQEFVAYRLVTRG from the coding sequence TTGGCAACAGAAAACATCTCGTTCAATGTACTCACGCACTGCCTAGTGCCTGAGCATCACCTCTTGTCCGAAGAGGAGGCACAAGCGGTTCTCGATAGGAAGGGAATCAAACTTGAGCAGCTTCCCAAGATAAGAAAAAGCGACCCCGGAGTCAAAGTCCTGGAGAGTATCCACGGACCCATCGAGGAGGGCCGCGTCATAAAGATCGTAAGGAAGAGCAAGACCGCCCAGGAGTTCGTGGCGTATAGGCTCGTAACGAGGGGATGA
- a CDS encoding 50S ribosomal protein L30e, which translates to MSEVDISRALKSAITTGKVQFGLDQTMKAVKDGKAQMIILARNCPSKDLKDANVKVHIYDGNNMELGALCGKPFSVSALAIIDKGSSNILTL; encoded by the coding sequence ATGAGCGAAGTAGACATTAGCAGAGCTTTGAAATCCGCTATCACCACCGGAAAGGTGCAGTTCGGATTGGATCAGACTATGAAAGCAGTGAAGGACGGAAAGGCCCAGATGATCATCCTGGCCAGGAACTGTCCTAGCAAGGACCTGAAGGACGCGAACGTAAAGGTTCACATCTACGACGGGAACAACATGGAGCTCGGTGCTCTGTGCGGAAAACCCTTCTCTGTCTCTGCCCTTGCAATCATTGACAAAGGTAGCTCCAACATCTTAACGCTGTGA
- a CDS encoding DNA-directed RNA polymerase subunit A', producing the protein MTYGITKRIGSIKFSCLSPEEIRKMSAIKVITPDTYNDEGYPYPGGLMDPHMGVIEPGIRCKTCGCKVDECPGHFGHIELALPVIHVGFIKDIKMLLESTCCKCGRLMLSPEQIKDRMDSMEKMEELGGGTIEKKLFTKDTAKDASGKAVCPYCNETQIKIKLDKPTTFREVEDNHKLTPKEVRERLERIPDEDLRALGIDPETCRPEWMVLTVLAVPPVSVRPSITLEAGDKSEDDLTHKLVDVLRINQRLRENRDAGAPQLIVEDLWELLQYHVTTYFDNQTSGIPPARHRSGRPLKTLEQRLKGKEGRFRSNLSGKRVNFSARTVISPDPLLSINDVGVPTFAARELTVPLRVNQYNIEKVREIVRRGPMADKLDFPYVPGANYVIRSDGRKIRITERNAEEVAEGLDIGYTVERQLVDGDVVLFNRQPSLHRMSMMAHRVKVMEGKTFRFNLCDCPPYNADFDGDEMNLHVLQSDEARAEARIIMQVQENILSPRYGGPIIGAIHDHITGAYFLTHFNPRFNAEEAANIMFKLDDVPMPEPFIDEETGEKYWTGRQLFSTILPKGFNTSFRANICNCNNRAECKKGNCPNDGYVIIRDGQLICGTIDVKAIGNSKGKILDRIARDYGSDRAAQFINQVTRLALGALMNHGFSTGISDEDIPQEALLQISNNTNEHIDKVTALVDSYRSGTLQQMPGRSLRETLEVSVMKELGEARDEAGDIAGKYLGMDNPAVIMAKAGARGSMLNLSQMAGCVGQQSVRGERLSRGYWNRTLSHFEKGDLGAYARGFCSNSYKSGLTPTEFFFHAMGGREGLVDTAVRTSRSGYMQRRLVSALEDLKLTSDGTVRNTVGTVVQFKYGEDGVDPAKTVRGKAIDLDDLFFEVFGDAAEDFIQDNEKDVGGDYGSLEKDEMEYIEEEGDGEDMDDLDIDYDGGGE; encoded by the coding sequence ATGACATACGGAATCACGAAGAGGATCGGATCGATCAAGTTCTCCTGTCTCTCCCCCGAGGAGATCAGGAAGATGTCCGCCATCAAGGTCATCACGCCCGACACGTACAACGACGAGGGCTATCCCTACCCCGGTGGACTCATGGACCCCCATATGGGAGTCATCGAGCCCGGAATCCGCTGTAAGACCTGCGGATGCAAGGTCGACGAGTGTCCCGGACACTTCGGACACATCGAGCTCGCACTGCCCGTCATCCACGTCGGATTCATCAAGGACATCAAGATGCTGCTGGAATCCACCTGCTGCAAGTGCGGCAGGCTCATGCTGTCCCCCGAACAGATCAAGGACCGCATGGACAGCATGGAGAAGATGGAGGAGCTCGGAGGAGGAACCATCGAGAAGAAGCTCTTCACGAAGGACACCGCCAAGGATGCATCCGGAAAGGCCGTCTGCCCCTACTGTAACGAGACGCAGATCAAGATCAAGCTCGACAAGCCCACAACATTCAGGGAGGTCGAGGACAACCACAAGCTCACACCCAAAGAGGTCCGCGAGAGGCTCGAGAGGATCCCCGATGAGGATCTCAGGGCCCTGGGAATCGACCCCGAGACCTGCAGGCCGGAGTGGATGGTCCTTACAGTCCTCGCAGTGCCCCCTGTCTCCGTCAGGCCCTCGATCACACTCGAGGCAGGAGACAAGTCCGAGGATGACCTGACCCACAAGCTGGTCGATGTCCTCAGGATCAACCAGAGGCTCAGAGAGAACCGTGATGCAGGAGCACCCCAGCTGATCGTTGAGGATCTGTGGGAGCTTCTCCAGTACCACGTCACCACATACTTTGACAACCAGACATCCGGTATCCCGCCCGCGAGGCACAGGTCCGGACGTCCCCTCAAGACGCTCGAGCAGAGGCTTAAGGGTAAGGAGGGTCGTTTCAGATCCAACCTTTCCGGTAAGCGTGTCAACTTCTCCGCCCGTACCGTCATCTCGCCCGATCCGCTGCTCTCCATCAACGATGTTGGAGTACCTACGTTCGCAGCAAGGGAACTCACCGTTCCCCTCCGCGTGAACCAGTACAACATCGAGAAGGTCAGGGAGATCGTCAGGCGCGGTCCCATGGCGGATAAGCTGGACTTCCCCTACGTCCCCGGAGCGAACTACGTCATCCGTTCCGACGGAAGGAAGATCAGGATCACCGAGAGGAACGCCGAGGAGGTCGCCGAGGGTCTCGACATCGGATACACCGTCGAGAGACAGCTCGTAGACGGAGATGTCGTCCTGTTCAACAGGCAGCCTTCGCTGCACAGGATGTCCATGATGGCGCACCGCGTCAAGGTCATGGAGGGAAAGACATTCAGGTTCAACCTGTGCGATTGTCCTCCCTACAACGCAGACTTCGACGGAGACGAGATGAACCTCCACGTACTGCAGTCCGATGAGGCACGTGCAGAGGCACGTATCATCATGCAGGTCCAGGAGAACATCCTGTCCCCCAGGTACGGAGGACCTATCATCGGTGCGATCCACGACCACATCACGGGAGCTTACTTCCTCACACACTTCAACCCCCGCTTCAACGCGGAGGAGGCGGCGAACATCATGTTCAAACTGGACGATGTCCCCATGCCCGAACCCTTCATCGACGAGGAGACGGGAGAGAAGTACTGGACTGGAAGGCAGCTGTTCTCGACAATCCTTCCCAAAGGATTCAACACAAGCTTCAGGGCGAACATCTGCAACTGCAACAACCGTGCAGAGTGCAAGAAAGGAAACTGCCCCAACGACGGATACGTCATCATCCGCGACGGTCAGCTGATCTGCGGAACCATCGACGTCAAGGCAATCGGAAACAGCAAGGGTAAGATCCTCGATCGTATCGCACGTGACTACGGATCTGATAGGGCCGCCCAGTTCATCAACCAGGTCACCAGGCTCGCCCTCGGTGCACTGATGAACCACGGATTCAGTACCGGTATCAGCGACGAGGATATCCCTCAGGAGGCACTCCTCCAGATCAGCAACAACACCAACGAGCACATCGACAAGGTGACTGCTCTGGTGGACTCATACCGTTCCGGAACCCTCCAGCAGATGCCCGGACGTTCTCTCAGGGAGACCCTCGAGGTCAGCGTCATGAAGGAGCTGGGAGAGGCCCGTGATGAGGCAGGAGACATCGCAGGAAAATACCTGGGAATGGACAACCCCGCTGTCATCATGGCGAAGGCCGGAGCCCGTGGATCGATGCTTAACCTGTCACAGATGGCCGGTTGTGTTGGTCAGCAGTCCGTTCGTGGAGAGAGGCTGTCCAGAGGATATTGGAACAGGACGCTCTCCCACTTCGAGAAGGGAGACCTCGGGGCATACGCCAGGGGATTCTGCTCCAACTCATACAAGTCCGGACTCACGCCCACCGAGTTCTTCTTCCACGCAATGGGAGGAAGAGAGGGACTGGTCGATACCGCTGTCCGTACTTCCAGGTCAGGATACATGCAGAGGAGGCTCGTCTCCGCTCTGGAGGACCTCAAGCTGACATCCGACGGAACCGTAAGGAACACCGTGGGAACCGTCGTCCAGTTCAAGTACGGAGAGGACGGAGTCGATCCCGCCAAGACCGTCAGGGGTAAGGCAATCGACCTCGACGACCTGTTCTTCGAGGTGTTTGGCGACGCGGCCGAGGACTTCATCCAGGACAACGAGAAGGACGTCGGCGGAGACTACGGATCCCTCGAGAAGGACGAGATGGAATACATCGAGGAAGAGGGAGACGGAGAGGACATGGACGACCTTGACATCGACTACGACGGAGGAGGTGAGTGA
- the rpoA2 gene encoding DNA-directed RNA polymerase subunit A'' — MAKKDTMNALLKRNISEESATLLLTKFSTLSDISRADESELVELGMTEEEAKSVLSKVGKKSGTTSAKSTKKKEEEKTVVTPMEEVTQFYTYNETELKLKAIMQKEGIELPMKIIVDIAARIEGHDVPDDKCRELIVRAYDMYQRHKMDQNESAGVMAAHSIGEPGTQMNMRTFHYAGVANINVTQGLPRLIEIVDARRIPSTPSMDIPLEGIAAQDESVARLVASNIEMTSILDVATIDTDITNMTLIVRPNIRKMEERHIEVDELVDRLNKVKAVRGMVKLSGYDIVIQSDEPSYKKLQAMYDAVKTAKIKGIDGITRAVLSKTEGYWKIVTEGSNLKEVLAVEGVDAPNVMTNSILEVADVLGIEAARNSIIHEAMGTLGEAGLDVDIRHIMLVADLMTNDGYVKAIGRHGVSGKKSSVLARAAFEITAAHLLHAAMVGEVDHLEGVTENIIVGQPVTLGTGAVNLIYTPKKKGDKE; from the coding sequence ATGGCAAAGAAAGACACCATGAACGCACTCCTTAAGAGGAACATCAGCGAGGAATCCGCCACGCTCCTGCTCACGAAGTTCAGCACACTGAGCGATATCAGCCGTGCGGACGAGTCCGAGCTCGTGGAGCTCGGAATGACCGAAGAGGAGGCAAAGTCCGTCCTGTCCAAGGTCGGAAAGAAGAGCGGAACCACCTCGGCGAAGTCCACCAAGAAGAAGGAGGAGGAGAAGACTGTGGTCACCCCTATGGAGGAGGTCACACAGTTCTACACCTACAACGAGACCGAGCTGAAGCTCAAGGCGATCATGCAGAAGGAAGGCATCGAACTCCCCATGAAGATCATCGTCGACATCGCGGCACGCATCGAGGGCCACGACGTACCCGATGACAAGTGCAGGGAGCTCATCGTCAGGGCCTACGACATGTATCAACGCCACAAGATGGACCAGAACGAGTCCGCCGGAGTCATGGCGGCCCACTCTATCGGAGAGCCCGGTACCCAGATGAACATGCGTACCTTCCACTACGCCGGAGTCGCTAACATCAACGTTACCCAGGGACTTCCCCGTCTGATCGAGATCGTGGATGCAAGGCGCATCCCCAGTACCCCTTCGATGGACATCCCTCTCGAAGGAATCGCAGCTCAGGACGAGAGCGTCGCGCGTCTCGTCGCATCTAACATCGAGATGACATCCATCCTGGACGTCGCCACCATCGACACGGACATCACCAACATGACGCTCATCGTCAGGCCGAACATCCGTAAGATGGAGGAGAGGCACATCGAGGTGGACGAGCTCGTTGACAGACTGAACAAAGTGAAGGCAGTCCGCGGAATGGTCAAGCTGTCGGGATACGACATCGTGATCCAGTCCGACGAGCCTTCCTACAAGAAACTCCAGGCGATGTATGATGCCGTTAAGACAGCCAAGATCAAAGGTATCGACGGAATCACCAGGGCCGTTCTGTCCAAGACAGAGGGCTACTGGAAGATCGTCACTGAAGGAAGCAATCTGAAAGAGGTCCTCGCAGTCGAGGGAGTGGATGCACCGAACGTCATGACGAACAGCATCCTGGAGGTTGCGGACGTCCTCGGAATCGAGGCGGCCAGGAACTCCATCATCCACGAAGCGATGGGAACTCTCGGAGAGGCAGGTCTTGATGTCGACATCCGTCACATCATGCTTGTCGCCGATCTCATGACCAACGACGGTTATGTGAAGGCAATCGGAAGGCACGGAGTGTCCGGAAAGAAGTCCTCGGTTCTCGCCAGGGCAGCTTTCGAGATCACCGCCGCGCACCTTCTGCACGCAGCTATGGTAGGAGAGGTCGACCACCTTGAGGGTGTGACCGAGAACATCATAGTTGGACAGCCGGTCACCTTAGGTACCGGTGCTGTAAACCTTATTTACACACCCAAGAAAAAGGGGGATAAAGAATGA
- a CDS encoding radical SAM protein — MLRKMECGSACNGHVAKGCEHCINGSKMVLLVTGQCKWNCYYCPVSLEKKGLDVIYANEAKVTSDEEIIAEAESMDATGTGITGGDPLLAIDRTLHMIKLLKDRFGKEHHIHLYTATFDIDKVKQLEEAGLDEIRFHPMVGAWTHMEDSGLKDIISSTSMDVGIEVPAIPGKEKELSALVRYADSVGAKFINLNELEFSESNWDMMASHDFEVKDDISSAVKGSHETAMAVMKENKKINIHLCSSAFKDGVQLRKRLIRRAQHICTDYQAVTDDGTLVRGFVYSNDLDAVVSKLRELDVPDILFSVLENKVEVAPWVLEDIADELGFKCYISEQYPTADGLEVERTPLN; from the coding sequence AATGCGGTTCGGCATGCAACGGACATGTGGCAAAAGGATGCGAACACTGCATCAACGGATCCAAGATGGTCCTTCTGGTTACAGGCCAGTGCAAATGGAACTGCTACTATTGTCCCGTCTCCCTGGAGAAGAAGGGCCTGGATGTCATCTACGCCAACGAGGCCAAGGTCACATCCGACGAGGAGATCATCGCCGAAGCAGAATCTATGGATGCGACGGGTACCGGAATAACCGGTGGCGATCCTCTTCTGGCCATAGACCGCACACTCCACATGATCAAACTCCTGAAGGACAGGTTCGGAAAGGAGCATCACATCCATCTCTACACCGCCACCTTCGACATCGACAAGGTGAAACAGCTGGAGGAAGCCGGTCTGGATGAGATCCGTTTCCACCCTATGGTCGGAGCATGGACACACATGGAGGACTCCGGCCTGAAGGATATCATCTCATCCACATCGATGGATGTGGGGATCGAGGTCCCCGCAATCCCTGGCAAGGAGAAGGAGCTGTCCGCTCTGGTCAGATATGCAGACTCCGTCGGTGCGAAGTTCATCAACCTCAACGAATTGGAGTTCTCAGAGAGCAATTGGGATATGATGGCTTCCCACGATTTCGAGGTGAAGGATGATATCTCCTCAGCGGTCAAAGGTTCCCACGAGACCGCGATGGCCGTCATGAAGGAGAACAAGAAGATCAACATCCACCTCTGCTCATCCGCATTCAAGGACGGGGTGCAGCTTAGGAAGAGGCTAATACGCCGCGCTCAGCACATCTGCACGGACTATCAGGCGGTCACAGACGACGGCACATTGGTCAGGGGATTCGTGTACTCGAACGACCTCGATGCGGTGGTCTCAAAGCTGCGCGAACTGGATGTTCCAGACATACTATTTTCGGTATTGGAGAACAAGGTCGAGGTTGCTCCTTGGGTACTCGAGGACATAGCCGACGAACTAGGCTTCAAGTGCTATATCTCTGAACAATACCCCACCGCGGACGGCCTCGAGGTTGAGAGGACTCCGCTCAATTGA
- a CDS encoding DNA-directed RNA polymerase subunit B, whose protein sequence is MRDLVQLYFSEHNIVNHHLSSFNDFLATEDNPNSRMQRIVDDIRVPTDDATRGVIKLDPERTGGRNLEIRIGRTRDEDGHIDVNARPTIRVGEPYVKEANGCEHWTTPMEARLRKFNYASRVEVFFEIFEDGQEIDSPEGSGWLWVGDLPIMVKSKGCSLYKENLEHHLERSLTPEEYEQELVMEKEDPREPGGYFIVGGTERVLITLEDLAPNRVMVEYNEKYGAAVEVAKVFSQKDGYRALTLVEKKKDGMLSVSVPAVSGSIPLIALMKALGMESDQEIYETIVSDELMANTVYANIETAYDKKTYAPNGFHTTEDAILFLERNFAAGQAKEYRTKKVESILDRSLLPHLGDSIEDRKKKAIFLGRVARSVLELSLEKRKEDDKDHYANKRLKLSGDLMEDLFRTSFSSLMKDLKYQLERSWGRKRNEKFDINTIRSSIRTELLTHKLIHALATGNWVGGRAGVSQLLDRTSNLSAMSHLRRVTSSLTRSQPHFEARDLHPTQWGRLCPSETPEGQNCGLVKNAALIIEISEGIPEMDIRWMLRELGIKTVKTSDETRVYVNGDLVGVHEDAKKLVNEIRERRRCGLISGQINVRFDQETNEVIINCDEGRLRRPLLIVKNGRLALTRKHIEGIREEKIRWNDLFREGIIEWIDAEEEEDALVLVDPYDVPSRCPCCGHALSVTDADWTNPGKDEDAVLKCRWCDNEFTVPSKLDPKYTHMEVDPMIIIGVGCGIVPYPEHNSAPRITMGAAMGKQALGISCSNYRIRPDTRGHLMHYPQVPMVQTQTMNYMHYEHRPAGQNFCIAVLSYHGYNIEDALVMNKSSVQRGLGRSTFLRSYSAEEHRYPGGTEDAFEIPQPDVTGAREEDKYSMLGDDGLILPGSQVGSSDVLVGKTSPPRFNEEDTDFLTPQKRRETSVTVRHGESGYVDSVMITEDLDGRKLVRVKVRDQRIPELGDKFCSRFGQKGVVGRLVDQCDMPFTADGVTPDLVVNPHGIPSRMTIGHVLEMIAGKVGSMEGRTIDGTAFSGENEESIRDGLVRNGFKNTGKEIMYDGRTGKMIQAEVYTGVIFYEKLHHMVSGKMHVRSRGPVQILTRQPTEGRSRQGGLRFGEMERDCLIGHGVSMVIKDRLLDESDGTQQWICGNPSCGHIAIMDRHGSLYCPVCKNNTNIYQVQTSYAFKLLMDELLSLGVAMRLQLEDLK, encoded by the coding sequence ATGAGGGATCTAGTACAACTCTACTTCTCGGAACACAACATTGTGAACCACCACCTCTCGTCCTTCAACGATTTCCTCGCGACCGAGGACAACCCCAACAGCAGGATGCAGAGGATCGTCGACGACATCAGGGTCCCCACAGACGACGCTACCCGCGGAGTCATCAAGCTGGACCCCGAGAGGACCGGCGGAAGGAACCTCGAGATCCGTATCGGAAGGACCAGGGATGAGGACGGCCACATCGACGTCAACGCAAGGCCCACCATCCGTGTCGGCGAGCCCTACGTAAAAGAGGCAAACGGTTGCGAGCACTGGACTACCCCCATGGAGGCCAGGCTCAGAAAGTTCAACTACGCATCCCGTGTCGAAGTGTTCTTTGAGATCTTCGAGGACGGACAGGAGATCGACTCCCCCGAGGGATCCGGATGGCTTTGGGTCGGAGACCTGCCCATCATGGTCAAATCCAAGGGATGCAGCCTTTACAAGGAGAACCTGGAGCACCACCTTGAGCGCTCTCTCACCCCCGAGGAGTACGAGCAGGAGCTCGTCATGGAGAAAGAGGACCCCAGGGAGCCCGGAGGATACTTCATCGTAGGAGGTACCGAGAGGGTACTCATCACGCTGGAGGATCTCGCACCCAACAGAGTAATGGTCGAGTACAATGAGAAATACGGCGCGGCAGTCGAAGTTGCCAAGGTCTTCTCACAGAAGGACGGTTACCGCGCATTGACCCTCGTGGAGAAGAAGAAGGACGGAATGCTTTCCGTTTCCGTTCCCGCTGTCTCCGGTTCCATCCCCCTCATCGCACTGATGAAGGCGCTCGGAATGGAATCAGATCAGGAGATCTACGAGACCATCGTCTCCGATGAGCTCATGGCAAACACCGTGTACGCCAACATCGAGACCGCTTATGATAAGAAGACATACGCGCCCAACGGATTCCACACAACCGAGGACGCGATCCTGTTCCTTGAGAGGAACTTCGCTGCCGGTCAGGCGAAGGAATACAGGACCAAAAAGGTTGAGTCCATCCTCGACCGTTCACTGCTCCCCCACCTGGGAGACTCAATCGAAGACAGGAAGAAGAAAGCAATCTTCCTCGGCCGCGTAGCACGTTCCGTCCTCGAACTTTCCCTCGAGAAGAGGAAGGAGGACGACAAGGACCACTACGCAAACAAGAGGCTCAAGCTCTCCGGAGACCTCATGGAGGATCTCTTCAGGACAAGCTTCAGCAGCCTCATGAAGGACCTGAAATACCAGCTCGAGAGGAGCTGGGGAAGGAAGAGGAACGAGAAGTTCGACATCAACACCATCCGTTCCTCCATCAGGACCGAGCTGCTCACACACAAGCTCATCCACGCTCTCGCCACAGGAAACTGGGTCGGCGGACGTGCAGGAGTATCGCAGCTTCTCGACAGGACATCCAACCTGTCCGCTATGTCTCACCTCAGGAGGGTGACATCGTCCCTGACCAGGAGTCAGCCTCACTTCGAGGCCCGTGACCTGCACCCCACACAGTGGGGAAGACTCTGCCCCTCGGAGACACCTGAAGGACAGAACTGCGGTCTGGTGAAGAACGCCGCCTTGATCATCGAGATCTCGGAGGGAATCCCCGAGATGGACATCAGGTGGATGCTCAGGGAGCTGGGAATCAAGACAGTCAAGACATCCGACGAGACCCGTGTATACGTCAACGGAGACCTTGTCGGAGTTCACGAGGACGCCAAGAAGCTGGTCAACGAGATCAGGGAGCGCAGGAGATGCGGTCTGATCTCCGGACAGATCAATGTCCGTTTCGATCAGGAGACCAACGAGGTCATAATCAACTGTGATGAGGGACGTCTCAGAAGGCCTCTCCTCATCGTCAAGAACGGAAGGCTGGCACTTACAAGGAAACACATCGAGGGAATCCGCGAGGAGAAGATCAGGTGGAACGACCTGTTCCGCGAGGGAATCATCGAGTGGATCGATGCAGAGGAAGAGGAGGACGCACTTGTCCTCGTCGACCCCTACGACGTGCCTTCCAGGTGCCCCTGCTGCGGTCATGCGCTCTCTGTCACCGACGCAGACTGGACCAACCCCGGAAAGGATGAGGATGCGGTCCTGAAGTGCAGATGGTGCGACAACGAGTTCACAGTGCCCAGCAAGCTCGACCCCAAGTACACCCACATGGAGGTCGACCCGATGATCATCATCGGAGTCGGATGCGGTATCGTTCCCTATCCCGAGCACAACTCCGCACCCCGTATCACAATGGGTGCAGCAATGGGTAAGCAGGCTCTGGGAATCTCCTGTTCCAACTACAGGATCAGGCCCGACACCAGGGGACACCTGATGCACTACCCGCAGGTGCCCATGGTCCAGACGCAGACCATGAACTATATGCACTACGAGCACAGGCCCGCAGGACAGAACTTCTGTATCGCTGTCCTCTCATACCACGGATACAACATCGAGGATGCGCTCGTCATGAACAAGAGCTCCGTGCAGAGAGGTCTCGGAAGATCCACCTTCCTCAGGTCCTACTCCGCTGAGGAGCACCGCTACCCCGGAGGAACCGAGGATGCGTTCGAGATCCCCCAGCCCGACGTCACCGGAGCCCGTGAGGAGGACAAGTACTCCATGCTCGGCGACGACGGTCTGATCCTTCCCGGATCCCAGGTCGGAAGCTCCGACGTACTCGTCGGAAAGACATCGCCTCCCAGGTTCAACGAGGAGGACACCGATTTCCTCACACCTCAGAAGAGGAGGGAGACATCCGTCACCGTCAGGCACGGAGAGAGCGGATACGTCGATTCAGTCATGATCACAGAGGACCTCGACGGACGCAAGCTCGTCCGCGTCAAGGTCAGGGACCAGAGGATCCCCGAACTCGGTGACAAGTTCTGTTCGAGGTTCGGACAGAAGGGAGTCGTCGGAAGGCTCGTCGACCAGTGCGACATGCCTTTCACCGCGGACGGAGTGACACCCGATCTGGTCGTCAACCCCCACGGTATCCCGTCCCGTATGACCATCGGACACGTCCTCGAGATGATCGCAGGTAAGGTCGGATCGATGGAGGGACGCACCATCGACGGTACAGCGTTCTCCGGAGAGAACGAGGAGTCCATCCGTGACGGTCTCGTCAGGAACGGATTCAAGAACACCGGAAAGGAGATCATGTACGACGGAAGGACCGGAAAGATGATTCAGGCAGAGGTATACACCGGAGTCATCTTCTACGAGAAGCTGCACCACATGGTCAGCGGAAAGATGCACGTCAGGTCCAGAGGACCCGTCCAGATCCTTACCAGGCAGCCTACCGAGGGTCGTTCCAGGCAGGGAGGTCTCAGGTTCGGAGAGATGGAGCGTGACTGTCTGATCGGTCACGGAGTATCCATGGTCATCAAGGACCGTCTCCTCGACGAGTCGGATGGAACACAGCAGTGGATCTGCGGCAACCCGTCCTGCGGACACATCGCAATCATGGACAGGCATGGATCCCTTTACTGTCCTGTCTGTAAGAATAATACAAACATCTACCAGGTTCAGACATCCTACGCTTTCAAGCTGCTGATGGATGAGCTTCTGTCCCTTGGTGTAGCCATGAGGCTTCAGCTGGAGGATTTGAAATGA
- a CDS encoding NusA-like transcription termination signal-binding factor gives MSADIVLTEDTLRYIALFEQITKANAIDCMDTEDKLVFVVEKGQGNVAVGKKGEHVIKLKDKTGKNIQVVEYSDDPEQFVKNVFHIYGPQKVVIEQRGNITHATVTVDPKLKGRAIGKAGKNLRIARDIVNRHHEIQSISVD, from the coding sequence ATGTCCGCAGATATCGTACTTACCGAGGATACGCTCAGGTACATCGCTCTCTTCGAGCAGATCACCAAGGCAAACGCCATCGACTGTATGGACACTGAGGACAAACTCGTGTTCGTCGTCGAGAAAGGACAGGGCAACGTCGCTGTCGGAAAGAAGGGAGAGCATGTGATCAAGCTGAAGGATAAGACCGGAAAGAACATCCAGGTCGTAGAGTACTCTGACGATCCGGAACAGTTTGTGAAGAATGTGTTCCACATTTACGGTCCTCAGAAGGTCGTTATCGAGCAGCGCGGAAACATAACTCACGCCACAGTCACAGTGGATCCCAAGCTCAAGGGCCGCGCCATCGGCAAGGCCGGAAAGAACCTGCGCATCGCCAGGGACATCGTGAACAGGCATCACGAGATCCAGAGCATCAGCGTGGACTGA